The Chitinophaga niabensis genome segment CGGAGATCTTCTTTATGGACCAGGATGGGGCACCTTTTACGGGAGATGATGTGATCATGAAGGTGGTCCGTTCCGGAAGAAAGAACATATCCGCCAGTGTAGGGAGTGTTACAATGATGGGGAACCCGCTGGTAATGAATGCAGGTAAACTGGAACTGAAAATAGATCAGACTTCCCGGATCATTAATGCATCCGTGATAGAATACAAACAGAACTGGCAGGTAGAAGACAGGCGAAAAGAGAAGATCACCTGCGATTTTTAATCACGCATTTAATCAAGGAATATGCACATAAAGGTATGGATCATAAGTTTTCTGTTGCTGGCAACCCCTTGCGCGGTGTTTGCGCAATTGCAACCGGAAGGAGAGTGGGAATTGGATAAAGTGAATGTAAAGTTGTTCTCAGACCCGGGGAATAATTTGCTGGAGGAAAGAACGCAGGATTCTCTCCCGCTACAGGCAATCCTGACAGGTAAAAGAATAACATTCTATGGGCAGAACTATATCATGCAAGGGGCACAGGGTACTTATTTATTATTAAGTGATGGAAGTCTTGCTTTCAGGAATGCCGGTAAACCTGTGACCCTAATCAATGGTCAGCCACAGCCAGATGTCTTCTGCAAAGTAAAGATGCCGGATGCAGACAGATTGATCATCGAATTACCTGTGGAAGTCTATAAAGATCATTCACGAAATCTTATTATAAAGCAATTTTTTATTTGTCAGTATAACAGGAAGAAATGACCAGTAAATTAAAATCATTATTCAGGGGAGTTACCTGCTTGCTGTTCCTGTTATTACCATCTTTGGTAAAGGCACAGAATAACTGGAATATTTCGGTTGTTACAGACTCTTCCAGGTGTGCGGCAAGTGGAAAGGTAACCGTTACGCTTACCGGTTCAAATGCCGGCAATTTATCTGACGTGCGTTACACACTAACTTCTACCGGCGGAGGGTATAATCTTCCTCCCAGTGAATCAAATATACTGGAGAATATTCCTGCAGGTGATTATGTCATCAGGGCGGTAGGTATTCTCAATAGCATGCCGGATACGGCCATTAAGACCGTAAATGTACCAGGCAACTATGCGCAATTTCTGCCTAACGCTGCAGAGCTAAGGTCATCATTCAGCAGTTGCGGTTCAGGCAGGATCAAGGTTGACTTCCAGGGAGGAAGAAAGCCATATAAAGTACAGCTCACCGCTTACCCGGCTGGTTATACCGGCAGTATTGTATTCATGAGCTACAGTAATACACTCACTTTGGATAATCTGAATGCAGGTGATTATAAGTTGAGGATATCTGATACCTGTGAAACAACGGCCCCCATCTTTGATGTAAAGGTGAACACAATGCCGGTTTTAACCACTTCACTTGTTACCCTGAGTTACAGGGAATCTGCCGGCCCAAACTGTAATTCATTGATCATACCTGTGCCTGCATTTGCTGGTAGCTCTCCTTATTTCAAATACATTGAACCCGGCACATCCCTGATGTGGTGCACATCTTATAATGGAGGTCCTAAATCTGCTTACAGGAGCATGTATAACACTCCTGATACCATTGTGCTGCCTGCCGGTCAAACATTAAAGGACTCTTATAATAAAACCATCACCTATTATGTTAAAGATGCCTGCGGAGTAGAGATGTCTTTGAACCAGGTTAATTACCCACCAATTGTCAGTAATACGCATGGGGTGAACTGTAATGTGGATTTTACACTTTCCTTATACCATCTTTACCTGAACAAAACTTGTTTCCCGCTCTATACGCAGATCAGGAACACAACTACACAAGCCATAACATATGATACCATATATGGCGGGATGCACGTAACCAGGTTTTTCACACTTCCTTTTGGATCATACGTTATCAATTCAGTTACAGCAGATGGTTACAAGCTCCAGGACAACGTTGCATACACGGTGGCCTCGCCTGGCAATGAAGATCCTTATGAAGTAACGCCTACGAACTATAATGGAGCTTATGGCCAGGATGGTGCAGGCGCTTTCCAGATCCGCAAGAAAACAGGTAATCTTTCAGTTGGTACTAATTTCCAGATACTCAGTCCTGGCAACTATTTATACAATTATACCTATACCACGGATTTCAGCACTGCATATCAAAATATCCTTGTAGACCAAAGTGTTCCTTATAAGATGTTTTATCCGGGTGAATATATATTGCGGATAACAGATCCCTGTGGTACTTATGATAAATTCGTGACCATAGAAGAAAAACACGTTTACCGCTATGATCCGGTTTTTACAACAGACACTACCTGTGCCGGTTTAAAAGTGACCCCATCTGGTACCGTCACTTTCAATAACTCAACAAATTATCCTTCTTACTTCAGTATAGTAGCAGGCCCTGCCGGGTTTAGTACGCAAATTGTTCCGGCAGGTACGCCTATTAACCTGTCTGTTCCCGGTACCTATACAATCGGTATGGGCACAAATCCAACTTTGATTATATGGAATGGCCCGGGAATAGGCAATGGTGGAAATCTTTTTACGGTTGATTATAATTATAGTCCTTTGACGGTGGATGTTAACCGTACACTGGGATGGATCTGCCCCGGCGGAGCCGCTAATTCCGGTAGCATTTCAGCTTATGTACGGAACGGCCGCAAAGGTGCAGCCGGTGTTTATACTTACCGTTTGGCAGCCGCGGGGCAAGGCGCTACCGGACCCTACCTGGCAACAAATAATACCGGGAAATTTGGCCCGGCTACTTCAGGAGGCGCTTACCATCTGATGGTGAATCAGAATTATGATGTGCAGGTTACAGATGATTGTGGCGCTTCGGCCGTACAGACCGTGAAGATACTGGACCTGGCCAATGCGCAACTGGCCTCTGCCAGCCAGCCGCAATATTGTATCGGGGAAACTGTGCGCTTGTCAGTGATCAACCTTCCTGCTACGGCTGTGAACTATCTATGGGAGGGACCAAATAATTTCAAAAGTACGTCTCCAAACCCGTTAATACGGAATTTTCGTCCGCAAAACGCAGGAGAGTATAGGGTAGCCATCAATGCCGATATCTGCCAGAATACGATCAGGGATACGGTAATAGTGACCGCCGCTACCTATAGCAGCATTTGCTATAGTGCGGTTACAGATACAAGTGTGAATCCTTATGCTTACGGTCTGTTGGGCAACTGGCGCCCTGCACGTGCCTACGTCTATTACGGGGCAAGGAAAGAATCGGACCCTTCGCAGGGTACCAATATCCGGAAGGACGGGGAATATGCAGACTTTATGGCGTTCTGGAAAAAACAGACAGAGGGCTGGAAACCACAGTATGATACCACCCGCTGGGTTTGGAATGCTACTTCTACCTTATTTAATAAGAAAGGATACGAACTGGAAAATAAAGATCCGCTAAACCGGTACAATGCCGCGATCTACGGTTATGATAATACGGTACCTGTGGCCATGGTACAAAATAGCCGGTATCGTGAAGCTGCATTCGAAGGATTTGAAGATTACGATTTTAAAGCCGCCAGCTGCGAAGAGAATTGCTCACCGGACCGCCGTTTCGATTTTTCCAGCTATCTCGGCCGCATTGACAGTACAGAAAAGCATTCCGGCCGTTATAGCATTCGTATTCCTGCAGGAGATACCATTCACCTGAAGGTGGGGGTAACAGCAACTGATACAGACCCCGGTAACCCGCTGTTCAATAAAGGGAGCAATGCATGTGCGCCAGGTGTTGAAGTGTTGAAAAGTGTAAAAGCTACGCCAGCCATGTTGCTACCTTCCTTTACACCCCTTGCCGGAAAGAAAGTGCTCATCAGTGCATGGGTAAAAGAAACACAGGATTGCAACTGTGCATCTTATGAAAGTAACAAGATGCTCATTATAGCAAACAATGCCGGTGTTGGAACACCTACCCATGCAAAACCCGCAGGCGCCATTATTGAAGGATGGCAGCGATATGAACAAGTAGTGGATCTGCCGCTTAATACAACAGAACTGGCCATCAAGCTGATCTCCACCGGTACTTCTACCGTGTATTTTGATGATATACGCGTACATCCCTATAATGCCAATATGAAGAGTTTTGTATTCGATGCGGTGACATTACGGATGATGGCAGAGCTGGATGAGAATAACTACGCCACTTTCTTTGAATACGATGATGATGGTACCCTCACCCGGGTGAAGAAGGAGACTGAAAGAGGAATTAAAACGATTAAAGAAACCAGGAGTGCCCTGATAAAGGAATAAGATATGTACAGAACAATTGTATTGTTAATTGCATCATTAATATGGCTACCTGCTGCAAATGCACAGGAGAAGCTGGATACAGGCCGGCTGGAGACCTTGTTGGCAAAGGTCCGGGATGTATACAGGAACGGACCGATGTCCTTCAATGTACGCTATACAGCAGCCGCTGAATCGCAGCCTGCTTTACCGCTGGACTCTATACAGGGAGAAGTGGCTGTGAATGGCGTGTATTGCTACTACCGGTTACCTGGTATGGAAACTATCACCAATCCCCGGTATAACATCATTCTATTTAAGGAAGATAAGCTTATGTATCTGACCAAACCTTCCGTACAAGCTGTTCAGGACCCGATGTTGCCGGTACGTACTTTATTGAAGGCCGGTAAACTGCAGGAGATCGCCGTACGGGAGGAAGGAAAGCACCAGTTGCTAAGCATGACATTTGATGCACAATCCGCCTGCAGGAATATGTTACTCGAGATAGAAAAATCCACCGGGTATGTGCAGCATATACGGTATGAGCTGAAAACAGAACTACTCCCCGGCTTATTTAACGGAGAAGCAGATGAGGATAGGACAACCTATGGAAAATTTGTGATCGTACGGATGGTGTTTTATAATTACAAAAAACTGGATGGAGACCTGGGCCGCTTTGATGAAAAGAATTTCTTTTACCTGGACGGCACCGAATTTAAAACTGCATCCGCTTATAATGATTACACGATTTTTAAAGGAACGCCCAACCTATAGAAATATTATGAAGCCTTATTCTCTGAAAATTACAGGCAGGTGGTTGCTGTTAGTATTGTTACTCGCAACTGTTCAGCATATACAAGCCCAGTCCCGCTCCGGTATTGTTCTGCGAAAAGTATTGGACGGTGCGGAAAACCGCCTGGCGGTGGATTCTTCCATTATGGTGCAGGATAGCATTTATTTTAATCCCCTGCTCATCAGCAAGCTGGATACGCCATATGCAGTACGGAATATCATCACCTTCAAGATCAATGAATATTCCAACCTGTACCTGCCTGCCAGTTTCAATGCTACAGTAAATGTAAGGATCTACTATACTAAGGCAAACAGCACGGTAGATTCTATAGACAGGGAGTTGACGATCAATTATGATACGGCCAATACTTATTCTGTAAGGAACTATTTTGTTTTTAATAATTCCCACCGGGTAAATGTGAAGGTGCTTTCCTTTACAACTAACGCAGGTACTAATGTGCTGCCTGCGCTGATGCTGGAGAATGAAATGGAGTTGCACCCTGTGTATAAGCTCAATTGTACGGCGGATGCTGTTAAGTCCATTGCATCTAATAATCCGCCGGTTACTGATTCAACAGATGAGATTACGGTTAACTGGCCGGTGACGCTGGGGGCGGATGTATACGACCTGGAATGGGCATACATAGATTCCAGTGCGCTGGAATCAGGCAGATATGGCTCACCACTTAACGCTGCACTCATTTTCGCTAACAATACCACACGTGTAACAATATCAGCAAACAGCTATGCAATTCCTCTGTTGTACGACAATGGAGGTGTGCTTTTTTATAGGGTAAGGGCAGTGCAGGAGAAGAAAGAATACAGGCGGATGGAGACAGACTGGAGTACTGATTTTCCGGGTGGGCTGGGGAGTTATGCGTTTTGCGGGCATCAGCGTAATCTGAACTGGCAGTCTTCTGTTACTTTTGCAGAGGAAGGGAAACGTAAGATTGAAATACAATATTTCGATGGTAGCCTGCGTGGACGTCAAGCGATTACAAAAGATAATACCACTAATACAATTATTGTAGCAGAATCTTTCTATGATTATCATGGGCGTCCTGCCATAGAGGTAATGCCTGCACCTACAATTAATACTGTTTTAAAGTATACGGCCAACCTTAATAATGCGGTAAACGGTGCGGAGTACGATAAAGACCAGTACGACAGGCTGGAAACACCGGCAGATTTTCTGCTGGCCAGCGCTAAACAAATGAGCACGTCATCTGGATCTAATCAGTACTACTCGCCAAACAACCCCGATAAGTTGGTGGGGATCAGCCAGTATATTCCTGATGCCGAAGGGTATGCTTTTGTTGAAACAGAGTATGTACAGGACAATACGGGGAGAATTTCCCGCGTTAGCAGTGCTGGACGAACTTTTAAGTTAGGCGGTGGTCATGAATCAAAATATACATATGGCACAGCACCGCAGGAAGATCTGGATGCTTTGTTTGGAACAGAAGTAGGTTACAATACACACTATTTTAAAAATACAGCTAGAGATGCAAATGGACAATATTCAGTAACCTATCTGGATATGCATGGCCGTACTATTGCAACCGCACTTGCAGGTTCTCCGCTTTCTGCCAGTCTGGATGATCTTCCCACTAAGGATGTTACCGTAAAAACAGATTCCCTTTCAGGCGTGGGTAAGAACATTGTGCAGGATTTACGGCTTGAAAGCCGCAGTTCTCAAACAGTTGCGGAAGCTGGAACATATACTTTCAAATATGAGTTAACCTCACCGGTATTAAGAAAGAAGGACTGCAACGGGGTAGAGGTCTGCTACAATGCTTTATATGATCTCAATATCCGTATCACCGATGACGCCTACAACCAACGTTTGGGTGGTAAACCCTTTGATACGGTTATTCATAGTGTTCAGGGAGTAGAAGATATCAATAACAGTTGTACCCCTAAACAGCTGAATTTCGAGTTCAGCATCTTTCTGCGGGAAGGAAGTTATGAGATCACCAAGTCCCTGGCCATTAACAAGGAAGCAATGGACTATTACCGGGATAGCATTTTCCTGAAATCAAGTCTTTGTACATCCGTTGAGCAGATCATAGCGGCAAAAAAAGAAGAACAGCGCTCGCTGGATTGCTTTCCTACCTGCGAAAGCTGCCTGGACAGTATTGGTAATTGGGATAATTTCCGGGTAAAGTACGTATTGGATGCAGGCCATGCTATTCAGGATACAGCCTTGTATCGGGATGAAGCCCTGCACGCGTATCAGGCAGCTATTGTTGCCTGTGACGAGCTTTGCGGCACCACAACTGATAATGATGATATCAGGAAAGTGATGTTAATGGATATGACACCGCCTTTTGGCCAGTATGCCAACCTGGTGGATACGCTGAGCAAACATTCCGTATTCTATCTTCTTAATGATAATTCCGTGATGCCGTATGCAAGGGACACTACCCGCTTTACGGACGATTCAGGTAAGCCGGATTTGGTTTATGACGAAGAAACGGGTGGTTACATTACGCCTAATAAGCTCTCCAAACAACGATTCGTGGAAAAGTTCAGGGCTTCCTGGGCTGAAGCATTGCTTAAATTTCACCCTGAATACTGCAAGTTCCTGCAACGGGAGAAGTTCAAAACTGCTATGCAATGGGATAAGACTTTCCGTGAAACAGATTCCTACCAGGAGGCCAAGACCAAAGGATATCTGAATCCTTTGGGCATGCCGGAAGTATCTTTTGCTTCCCCCGGCACGCTTGATCCGGTTAAACTGCAGGATGTAACCAATAAGCTTGCAAACAGACTAAAGAGCTACAGCGTAACAACCTACAACGGGAAAACATATACTTATTCTGCCTGGAGCATGGCCACCATTGGCGTAAAGTGTCAGCAAAAGGATCAGGCCTGCACGCAACAGTTCGCTACGATAGCTGCCTCCTTTGACGAAACTAAGTTGTGTACAGGCGATCTGGACATGGCCTGGCGGAATTTCAGGGAGATATACCTGATGGCTAAGAACGAAGTGATTATGGAGATTGTGGCGGATAAGAGCAAAACTTCCTGCCCTGTAGGTAAATTGCAGCCCACTGCGGCTGAGTTGGTAGCAGAAACAATTAGTAAAACTCCGCGGTTTGGTAATACAGCCAGCTCCATGCAAATGGCCGGACTGGATAAATACAACAAACCTGGCCAGACGGAGCAGGCAGTGAAGGATACTGCAAGAGCGCAGCAAATGAGGATGTATGATGCCAATTGCCGTGCATATGTAGCCCTCTGGAAGGAACAATTGTCTGCATGTGGTTATTATACACCACTTGCGTTGCAAGAGATCACAAACAAACTTATTATCGTCTGCAAGGAAGGTTCTGATATGGAACATCCCCGTGGTGCCAGTTCAGTAAGGCCAGCCAGCACTTATCAGTACAAGAGTTTTGAACAGGTGATCAATGAATACAACCAGGCGCATGGTATTACAGATGCTTTAAACTGTACGGCTCTCAGGATCACCACACCTAAGCCTTACGGTCGTCAGCCAATTTATACTAATAATGTCAGCTATACGAAACCGCAGGATTGTGAATGTAATAAACTGAAGGACCTGCAGGTGGAGTATACCGCACTCAGGAAAATAGAGGATACAAGTTTGTCCGTTTATATTAAACGTACACGCGGCGTACTTATTACAACATCCACTATCAATGCCCTGTTGGATGCCTGTATGCCGGCAGTAACAGGAGGTTGTACCTTCCTGCCAAGGCCTGTGACCATTCCGGCACTTCTACAATGCCGTCCTGCTCCTGCCTGTGTATCTTGTGATAACGTAAGGCTGGCACATAACGATTTTCTCAGTGCTTATCCAAGCATCCTTCCATCCCTTGAAAATGTGGATAGCCTGCAGCAGGAGATGAATGAACGCTATGCGGTATATATGAATAACCGCTTTGGTTTTGGTTTGCAGGCATGGCAATATCTCAGCTATATTGACAGTTGCGATATTGGCATCGGAGGTTCCTCTTACCAGGTGTGCAGACCGGGTAATCCCCGTTACAGGGAAATGGTGAGCACATATGCGAAGAGTGGTACGGATGTGATGATGGATGTACAGCATGCTGCAGATTCCGGGTATATTATGGCCGGCTCCACTACTAATACCGGTTATGGTGGACGGGACGCCTACATTATTAAAACCGGCAGAAATGGAGATGTGAAATGGGCCAAATCATTTGGAGGAGAAGCCCATGATGAATTTGTACGGATCAGAGCTACGGCAGACAGCGGTTACATTGCCATTGGTTCCACTTACTCCTATTGTTTTGACCTCGGTGCTATGTTTATTGTGCGGCTGGATGCAGTAGGGAATGTGTTATGGAATAAGGTAGTGGATTTCGGCTTTGACCATGGGGCAAAAGGCACAGATATCATTCAGACCAGCGAAGGAAAGTTTGCATTTGCAGGTCTCCGCAGTAATGCAACTACCCATACTAATTGGGTAATGGGCCTTCTTGATGAGGATGGAGAGATGAGCTGGTTAAAACAGATCGGTGATGCCACGGGGCTGCAGGATATCAGTCTTGTTGAACACAATGATACGCTGGTAGCCGGTACAGGCTTATTAGCTACAGATGCTGATGCAGCCATAATAAAACTGAAGAAACAAAACGGCGCGTTGCTGAAATATGATCAGTATGATCTGGAAAGTAAAGGAAACGTAGTGAGCGGTATCCTGAAAACACCGGAAGGGGGGTATAAGCTTTCATTAGTAAATCTAAGCACACCCGGAGGTACTACAGGTGAGGGTGTTCTAATGGATGTGAACGGAGCGGGTAATATTTTCATTGCGCAGAAAGTACCTGCACCGGCGGGTGGTATAAGTCCAGCCTCCTGGAATGTTGCAATGGCGACAGATGGAGGGTACTTTGCTACCCAGTCAGCCAGCGACGTCTACTGGCACAAGATCAGAACAGATAACTCCGTGCAGTGGAGCCGCCAGGTGAGAACACTGGAGACAGACCGCCTTTTCCGTTTTATGCAGGATGAAACCGCCGGAGACCTGATAGGCGCCGGGGTATACGATGGCCAGCGTGCCATGCTGATGTTTGGTGATGTGAATGGGCGTACAGGCTGTAATGATACTTTGCTGAATATGAATGCTACAGATATCACGCTGAGCAGCGTTCGTAAAACCGTAACGCTGCCTGCAGTCGTGAACCTGAAAAGTACAGCTATCAGCACTGTGCATATTGGAGAAAGCTTTATTACCCTGGGGCGTGGTACTGTAAATTGTCCGGGTACGGATACCTGCTTCATGGTATCAACTGCTGTTATGCTATGCGGAAGTGCAGCGCCGGTGTATGAGGACCTGGTACTGGAAGAAATCAGTAGTTGTTCAGA includes the following:
- a CDS encoding RHS repeat domain-containing protein: MKPYSLKITGRWLLLVLLLATVQHIQAQSRSGIVLRKVLDGAENRLAVDSSIMVQDSIYFNPLLISKLDTPYAVRNIITFKINEYSNLYLPASFNATVNVRIYYTKANSTVDSIDRELTINYDTANTYSVRNYFVFNNSHRVNVKVLSFTTNAGTNVLPALMLENEMELHPVYKLNCTADAVKSIASNNPPVTDSTDEITVNWPVTLGADVYDLEWAYIDSSALESGRYGSPLNAALIFANNTTRVTISANSYAIPLLYDNGGVLFYRVRAVQEKKEYRRMETDWSTDFPGGLGSYAFCGHQRNLNWQSSVTFAEEGKRKIEIQYFDGSLRGRQAITKDNTTNTIIVAESFYDYHGRPAIEVMPAPTINTVLKYTANLNNAVNGAEYDKDQYDRLETPADFLLASAKQMSTSSGSNQYYSPNNPDKLVGISQYIPDAEGYAFVETEYVQDNTGRISRVSSAGRTFKLGGGHESKYTYGTAPQEDLDALFGTEVGYNTHYFKNTARDANGQYSVTYLDMHGRTIATALAGSPLSASLDDLPTKDVTVKTDSLSGVGKNIVQDLRLESRSSQTVAEAGTYTFKYELTSPVLRKKDCNGVEVCYNALYDLNIRITDDAYNQRLGGKPFDTVIHSVQGVEDINNSCTPKQLNFEFSIFLREGSYEITKSLAINKEAMDYYRDSIFLKSSLCTSVEQIIAAKKEEQRSLDCFPTCESCLDSIGNWDNFRVKYVLDAGHAIQDTALYRDEALHAYQAAIVACDELCGTTTDNDDIRKVMLMDMTPPFGQYANLVDTLSKHSVFYLLNDNSVMPYARDTTRFTDDSGKPDLVYDEETGGYITPNKLSKQRFVEKFRASWAEALLKFHPEYCKFLQREKFKTAMQWDKTFRETDSYQEAKTKGYLNPLGMPEVSFASPGTLDPVKLQDVTNKLANRLKSYSVTTYNGKTYTYSAWSMATIGVKCQQKDQACTQQFATIAASFDETKLCTGDLDMAWRNFREIYLMAKNEVIMEIVADKSKTSCPVGKLQPTAAELVAETISKTPRFGNTASSMQMAGLDKYNKPGQTEQAVKDTARAQQMRMYDANCRAYVALWKEQLSACGYYTPLALQEITNKLIIVCKEGSDMEHPRGASSVRPASTYQYKSFEQVINEYNQAHGITDALNCTALRITTPKPYGRQPIYTNNVSYTKPQDCECNKLKDLQVEYTALRKIEDTSLSVYIKRTRGVLITTSTINALLDACMPAVTGGCTFLPRPVTIPALLQCRPAPACVSCDNVRLAHNDFLSAYPSILPSLENVDSLQQEMNERYAVYMNNRFGFGLQAWQYLSYIDSCDIGIGGSSYQVCRPGNPRYREMVSTYAKSGTDVMMDVQHAADSGYIMAGSTTNTGYGGRDAYIIKTGRNGDVKWAKSFGGEAHDEFVRIRATADSGYIAIGSTYSYCFDLGAMFIVRLDAVGNVLWNKVVDFGFDHGAKGTDIIQTSEGKFAFAGLRSNATTHTNWVMGLLDEDGEMSWLKQIGDATGLQDISLVEHNDTLVAGTGLLATDADAAIIKLKKQNGALLKYDQYDLESKGNVVSGILKTPEGGYKLSLVNLSTPGGTTGEGVLMDVNGAGNIFIAQKVPAPAGGISPASWNVAMATDGGYFATQSASDVYWHKIRTDNSVQWSRQVRTLETDRLFRFMQDETAGDLIGAGVYDGQRAMLMFGDVNGRTGCNDTLLNMNATDITLSSVRKTVTLPAVVNLKSTAISTVHIGESFITLGRGTVNCPGTDTCFMVSTAVMLCGSAAPVYEDLVLEEISSCSDSTFFAVSAGTDRFNYYQDSVKNDFDQSYVLAALDAAAKEKFAVTYSSSEYHYTLYYYDQAGNLVKTVPPAGVVKDRSHAWLDQVKSARNAGQRLVPAHTMETSYRYNTLNQVIAQKTPDAGISNFWYDKLGRLIASQDAQQSTHNHYSYTQFDWLGRVTEVGEITSMTAMTDGISRKEHDFASWMNAAANSKTQIVETFYDVYTPLEGLVWNASNLRNRVAWSASFNTAADLANGDRTTATFYDYDIHGNVKVLLQDFNSQHPNNAANRFKKIMYDYDLISGKTHIISYQPGQIDAFYHRYNYDAENRLVNVETSTDSVYWENDAYYQFYKHGSPARMVLGQQQVQGLDLAYTLNGWLKGMNSTTLTSVYDIGRDGETGGITAKDAFGFSLHYFGENEYKPINQNVKPFAAAIVSLKPLYNGNITGASINVTKLDEPLFYKYSYDVLNRLAGMDVSKNINVSDNVWNPIAVDDFRERITYDPNGNILSYLRNGNATWAGLPLQMDRMAYHYEPGKNRLSYIIDTVPSGNYDMDIDSMDVNNYVYDAIGNLLQDKKDSLSFEWTLYGKIRKITKDNGMVISYTYDALGNRVSKNVNGVETRYVRDAAGQIFAIYESGNPAINNGKLSLTESHMYGGERLGLLTRHMNVQTPDALPIVGLGDHGIAINSEFVRGEKLFEIVNHVGSVMAMVSDVKLAKSNGNATVDHYEANIVSALDYYPAGMLMPGRKYTPNGRYRHEYQGQETDKEFYDGAIAFAYRIEDPRIARFLSVDPLDQEFPWNSPYAVQENKFGWGKELEGLEIGLGGGLFFSNTPLLGTTDAVWMMGETGSSITGASTSTWLGTASSAAQGGGLSNLAVTGNRITPIPRVIPWGSVPLIPWYNDLGPYLTKPSPNVSPAPTQSSQKQPETAPNPQRAFDPKQSPTKEDNGDDGYYIYETGSKGKVDLGIVDKSVGNLPYFGITKDAVIGGRYQNSNPRAKNISNYRGILGKTNKFLAEGVESALIALNTYGKNFERVVLKQQHSSTDVIKSTRIDNKKFSHKDRLKIMAGVAWLRLNYGANWKTNFLHKENKKKKSK